A genomic stretch from Thermodesulfobacteriota bacterium includes:
- the cofC gene encoding 2-phospho-L-lactate guanylyltransferase, producing the protein MLLTSRPATDRLMKFVIVPVKDLSHAKNRLSSLLPQDVRTDIAYAMLEDVLTALAAARLPDKKLIVTMDKRAAEIARGLGMEVLEETEQKGESASVDEASLRCKEMGASSVLVIPGDAPLITAYDIDAVLERELPPPSAVLVPARDFMGTNAILRNPPDAFPSRFGDDSFRKHKNEAAGRGVRVESFENPRIALDIDHPEDLREFLSVESDTVTGRLLSRMGLVDKVTG; encoded by the coding sequence GTGCTTTTAACATCCCGTCCGGCAACGGACAGGCTCATGAAATTCGTCATAGTCCCTGTAAAAGATCTGTCGCACGCGAAGAACAGGCTCTCGTCGCTCCTGCCCCAGGACGTGAGGACGGACATCGCCTACGCCATGCTGGAGGACGTGCTGACGGCTCTCGCCGCGGCGCGGCTTCCGGACAAAAAGCTCATCGTGACGATGGATAAACGCGCGGCCGAGATAGCGCGCGGACTCGGCATGGAGGTGCTCGAAGAAACCGAGCAAAAGGGCGAGAGCGCTTCCGTGGACGAGGCGTCGCTCAGGTGTAAGGAAATGGGAGCCTCATCGGTCCTCGTAATCCCCGGCGACGCCCCGCTGATCACGGCATACGACATAGACGCCGTCCTCGAAAGGGAGCTCCCGCCGCCTTCGGCCGTACTGGTGCCCGCAAGGGACTTCATGGGGACTAACGCCATACTCAGGAACCCGCCCGACGCCTTCCCGTCCAGGTTCGGGGACGACAGCTTCCGGAAGCATAAGAACGAAGCAGCCGGGCGCGGGGTGCGTGTCGAGTCCTTCGAGAACCCCCGGATAGCGCTCGACATCGACCACCCCGAAGACCTCCGCGAGTTCCTCTCCGTCGAGAGCGATACGGTCACCGGGAGGCTCCTCTCCCGCATGGGCCTCGTGGATAAAGTCACGGGCTGA
- a CDS encoding aldehyde dehydrogenase family protein: MPKEFGYLVNGKWETGEKKREIKSPYNGDVAGVINIPAKERALEAIGYAEEAFRKFRTSPSHERRRILRNIADGIEKRKEEFARTLVLEGGKPLKTARVEAGRGTATFSAAADEAGRFGEGELVPMDLIPGTEGMFGMARRFPLGVVAGISPFNFPLNLVAHKVAPATASGNVMILKPASQTPLSALMLGEVAIEAGLPAGVLNILPLPGGDIEPVLEDGRIRKISFTGSDEIGWELMKKFSKKKVTLELGGNAATVIDEDPPDVAFAASRNAWGAFYQAGQSCISVQRMYIHEKAFDGFLERFVEETRKLRTGDPMLEDTDVGPVIDTGAADRIMEWIEEAVESGGKILTGGERDGNIIQPTVLVDVPPGCRVVREEVFGPVVCAERYSDFDDVLAKVNDSRYGLQAGIFTKDIKKAFKAYSTLEVGGVIVNDYPSFRVENMPYGGVKDSGVGREGLRYAIEEMTELKLLAVNLNY; this comes from the coding sequence ATGCCGAAAGAGTTCGGATATCTCGTAAACGGAAAGTGGGAGACGGGGGAGAAGAAACGGGAGATAAAGAGCCCGTACAACGGGGATGTCGCCGGCGTTATAAACATTCCGGCGAAGGAAAGAGCGCTCGAAGCGATAGGCTACGCCGAGGAGGCGTTCCGGAAGTTCAGGACGAGCCCGAGCCACGAGCGGAGGAGGATACTGAGAAACATCGCCGACGGCATCGAAAAGAGGAAGGAGGAGTTCGCGAGGACCCTCGTCCTCGAAGGCGGAAAGCCGCTCAAGACGGCGCGCGTCGAGGCGGGGCGCGGGACGGCGACATTCTCCGCCGCGGCGGACGAGGCGGGGAGGTTCGGCGAGGGGGAGCTCGTGCCGATGGACCTTATCCCCGGGACGGAGGGGATGTTCGGGATGGCGAGGCGGTTTCCGCTGGGCGTCGTCGCGGGGATATCGCCGTTTAACTTTCCGCTTAACCTAGTGGCGCATAAGGTCGCCCCGGCCACTGCGTCGGGGAACGTTATGATACTTAAGCCCGCGTCGCAGACGCCTCTTTCGGCGCTCATGCTCGGCGAGGTCGCGATCGAGGCCGGGCTCCCGGCGGGCGTCCTCAACATACTGCCGCTTCCGGGCGGGGACATAGAGCCCGTGCTCGAAGACGGGCGGATAAGGAAGATATCGTTCACCGGCAGCGACGAGATAGGCTGGGAGCTCATGAAGAAGTTCTCGAAGAAGAAGGTTACTCTCGAGCTCGGCGGGAACGCCGCTACTGTCATAGACGAGGACCCGCCGGACGTCGCGTTCGCGGCGTCGAGGAACGCGTGGGGGGCCTTTTACCAGGCGGGGCAGAGCTGCATATCCGTCCAGAGGATGTACATCCACGAGAAGGCGTTCGACGGGTTTTTGGAGAGGTTCGTCGAGGAGACCAGGAAGCTCAGGACCGGGGACCCGATGCTCGAAGACACGGACGTCGGCCCCGTCATAGATACGGGCGCCGCCGACAGGATAATGGAGTGGATAGAAGAGGCCGTCGAAAGCGGCGGGAAAATACTCACGGGTGGCGAGAGGGACGGGAACATCATACAGCCCACGGTGCTCGTGGACGTGCCGCCCGGCTGCAGGGTCGTCCGGGAAGAGGTGTTCGGGCCCGTGGTGTGCGCCGAGAGGTATAGCGATTTCGACGACGTGCTGGCGAAGGTGAACGATTCGCGCTACGGGCTCCAGGCCGGCATATTCACGAAGGATATCAAGAAAGCATTCAAGGCTTATTCCACCCTCGAAGTAGGAGGCGTAATCGTGAACGACTATCCGAGCTTCAGGGTGGAGAACATGCCCTACGGCGGCGTAAAGGATTCGGGCGTCGGGAGGGAAGGCCTCCGCTATGCCATCGAAGAGATGACCGAGCTTAAGCTCCTGGCGGTGAATCTCAACTATTAG
- a CDS encoding ABC transporter substrate-binding protein, which yields MSKQIMRLGHSPDADDAFMFYGVAKDKVTSDKIEFVHVIEDIQSLNKRALNKELEMTAISAHGYLKVQDDYRILASGASMGEGYGPIVVARERFDSLAGRKIGVPGMLTSAYLLLCIYADGFVPVEMPFDEIMPAVANGEIETGLLIHEGQLTYKEAGLELLFDIGELWAKETPLPMPLGLNVVRRDIPEDLQREILRVHKGSIEYGLGHKDEALEYALEFGRGMKEDVGEKFVLMYVNDYTIDLGGKGKAALEYLFNRAHEKGIIKEQPRLDILEL from the coding sequence GTGAGTAAGCAGATAATGAGGCTCGGGCACAGCCCCGACGCGGACGACGCGTTCATGTTCTATGGAGTAGCGAAGGATAAGGTGACGTCCGACAAAATAGAATTCGTACACGTTATAGAAGACATACAGTCACTTAACAAGAGGGCGCTCAACAAGGAGCTCGAAATGACGGCCATATCGGCGCACGGGTATCTGAAGGTGCAGGACGACTACCGTATACTCGCGAGCGGCGCCAGCATGGGCGAGGGATACGGGCCGATAGTCGTGGCAAGGGAGCGGTTCGACAGCCTCGCCGGGAGGAAGATAGGCGTTCCGGGAATGCTGACCTCGGCGTATCTCCTCCTTTGCATTTATGCGGACGGGTTCGTACCCGTCGAGATGCCGTTCGACGAGATAATGCCGGCCGTCGCGAACGGAGAGATAGAAACGGGGCTTCTCATACACGAGGGGCAGCTCACCTATAAAGAAGCGGGGCTCGAGCTTTTGTTCGACATAGGGGAGCTATGGGCGAAGGAAACGCCCCTTCCGATGCCGCTCGGGCTTAACGTCGTCAGGAGAGACATCCCGGAGGACCTTCAGAGGGAAATCCTCCGCGTCCACAAGGGGAGCATCGAGTACGGGCTCGGCCACAAGGACGAGGCGCTCGAATACGCGCTCGAATTCGGGCGCGGGATGAAAGAGGACGTCGGGGAGAAGTTCGTCCTCATGTATGTGAACGATTACACCATAGACCTCGGCGGGAAGGGGAAGGCGGCCCTCGAATACCTATTCAACAGGGCGCACGAGAAGGGAATCATAAAAGAGCAGCCGAGGCTCGACATACTGGAATTATAA